A genome region from Lytechinus pictus isolate F3 Inbred chromosome 14, Lp3.0, whole genome shotgun sequence includes the following:
- the LOC135156739 gene encoding uncharacterized protein LOC135156739, translated as MVILVLDDGININGFEKIVLSLGLPLGFMWNILGFLALRYENRILVVLFLATGWILPAFITYKFIDLSMRWEQWPTKEDKLLPTCIIVCGILGLIIRVFLVVVCVHLTMNFGHGLGEKVYGARKRTDTTDNLTNPPVQRRTRTRLLPIRPFSWPQFSLSSRQQQQHFPLDRLAERSLSGVG; from the exons ATGGTTATACTGGTCCTCGATGACGGTATCAACATCAATGGCTTTGAAAAGATTGTTCTCAGCCTTGGTCTCCCCTTAGGTTTCATGTGGAACATACTTGGTTTCCTTGCA ttacGATATGAAAACAGAATTCTGGTGGTTCTCTTCTTAGCGACTGGATGGATCTTGCCCGCATTCATCACATACAAGTTCATTGAC TTGTCGATGAGATGGGAGCAGTGGCCGACGAAGGAAGATAAACTACTACCCACATGTATCATAGTCTGTGGGATCCTAGGTCTCATCATACGTGTGTTTCTCGTGGTCGTATGCGTTCATCTTACCATGAACTTCGGTCATGGACTTGGAGAAAAGG TATACGGAGCAAGAAAGCGAACCGACACGACGGATAACCTCACCAATCCACCGGTTCAAAGACGAACGCGAACACGGTTGCTTCCTATCCGGCCTTTCAGCTGGCCCCAATTCTCCCTCAGCAGCCGacagcagcagcaacatttcCCGCTGGACAGGCTGGCCGAGAGGTCCCTAAGTGGGGTCGGCTGA